One Turneriella parva DSM 21527 genomic region harbors:
- a CDS encoding alpha-hydroxy-acid oxidizing protein produces the protein MAGNEKNTIVLLGAGLLQIPFMQAARELGFRVLALDQNHAAVGRETASEFLHVQIADADAVIAALKPFAGQLAFVTTVATDFSHIVGCVNDALQLPGLTTKQGEVLTHKGKMRDFCKAHGHLHPPYTFSESKDELAAFMRANHCADGFVIKPVQNMGARGVMLIKNADDLAYAFEFSAAAAGPNAQNAQVIVEHFVPAREISVDALCFEGRVMLTGVADRLIEIKDAHFFIENGHTLPADIKPQNFDTIRETLQRYADSLSALSGKAYHGALKGDLRLTASGEIVIGEIAGRLSGGFMSTHTYPAAHGKNLMQLFIRLMMFDRSIMAPAGEDTATQAIAIERSLYAEPGELAGIKSRAELDALQAEYKERGLILVHGNYRSGDSVQNLQNNIGKVYHTVIRSQTLAAAEALFAEIKPKLAFASKTPDYNARAMAKIARENFNNSFCWVCKVCDGGYCASGVPGMGARGEMNTFRDNVQALAEYKIVPGYLSSSSNVAEVDTTLKLFGRDALTLAAPILSAPITGSVTNMGGSITEFDYAIETGSAMASLGLMPTFGDGASADKYRVGLHAIELIGRGFPVFKPRTDQQELLRRIAEAERAGAVAWGIDIDGVSFKTMVLKNAATSRKTPAELKELVRATKLPAVIKGVMSIADAEAAAAAGAAAIVVSNHGGRVLDGMPGTARVLPAISAWVKQHAGQMQVFADGGIRSGADIFRMLALGADAVLIGRPIAIMAVGLGRVGVQSLMNHYIAELRQTMRVLGISRLEEIRPNHVTRLV, from the coding sequence ATGGCGGGCAACGAAAAAAACACTATCGTCCTGCTCGGTGCCGGGCTTTTGCAGATTCCGTTCATGCAGGCCGCGCGCGAGCTGGGCTTCAGGGTTCTGGCGCTCGACCAGAACCATGCTGCGGTGGGTCGCGAAACGGCCTCTGAATTTCTGCACGTGCAGATCGCCGATGCCGATGCGGTCATCGCAGCGCTCAAACCATTCGCCGGGCAGCTGGCGTTCGTAACAACCGTCGCAACCGATTTTTCCCACATCGTCGGCTGCGTCAACGACGCGCTGCAACTTCCCGGGCTGACGACAAAGCAAGGTGAAGTTCTGACACACAAGGGTAAGATGCGCGATTTCTGCAAGGCACATGGACATCTGCACCCGCCCTATACCTTTTCTGAATCGAAAGACGAACTCGCCGCCTTTATGCGGGCGAATCACTGCGCCGATGGGTTTGTGATCAAGCCCGTGCAGAATATGGGTGCGCGCGGCGTGATGCTCATAAAGAACGCCGACGACCTGGCCTACGCATTCGAGTTTTCAGCGGCCGCCGCCGGGCCCAATGCGCAGAATGCACAGGTCATCGTCGAGCATTTTGTACCCGCGCGCGAAATTTCAGTCGATGCGCTCTGCTTCGAAGGTCGTGTGATGCTGACGGGCGTAGCCGATCGCCTGATAGAGATCAAAGACGCGCACTTCTTTATCGAGAATGGCCACACTTTGCCTGCAGATATAAAGCCCCAGAATTTCGATACCATTCGTGAAACACTGCAGCGCTACGCAGACTCTCTCTCGGCACTGTCGGGAAAAGCATACCACGGCGCCCTGAAGGGCGACCTGCGGCTCACGGCGTCCGGCGAAATTGTAATCGGAGAAATCGCCGGCAGACTGTCGGGTGGTTTCATGAGCACGCACACCTACCCCGCAGCGCACGGCAAGAACCTGATGCAGCTGTTCATAAGGCTTATGATGTTTGACCGTAGCATCATGGCGCCTGCGGGCGAAGACACTGCAACGCAGGCAATTGCGATTGAACGCTCGCTCTACGCCGAACCCGGTGAGCTGGCTGGCATCAAATCACGTGCCGAACTCGATGCGCTGCAGGCAGAATACAAAGAGCGCGGATTAATTCTGGTTCACGGCAATTACCGCAGCGGCGATAGCGTGCAGAATTTGCAGAACAATATCGGCAAGGTTTACCATACGGTGATACGCTCGCAAACGCTCGCCGCAGCCGAAGCGTTGTTTGCTGAAATCAAACCGAAACTCGCATTCGCGAGCAAAACGCCCGATTACAACGCGCGCGCGATGGCCAAGATTGCACGCGAGAATTTTAACAACAGCTTCTGTTGGGTCTGCAAAGTCTGCGATGGCGGCTATTGCGCTTCGGGCGTGCCCGGCATGGGCGCGCGCGGCGAAATGAACACGTTTCGGGATAACGTGCAGGCACTCGCTGAGTACAAAATTGTACCAGGTTATTTATCCTCAAGTTCGAATGTCGCAGAGGTCGATACGACGCTGAAACTTTTCGGGCGTGACGCGCTCACTCTCGCGGCACCCATTTTGTCGGCACCGATCACCGGCAGCGTCACGAATATGGGCGGCTCGATTACTGAGTTCGACTACGCGATCGAAACGGGCAGCGCGATGGCGTCGCTCGGCCTCATGCCCACCTTTGGCGACGGCGCCTCTGCCGACAAATACCGTGTCGGTCTGCACGCGATCGAACTTATCGGACGCGGGTTTCCGGTTTTTAAGCCGCGCACCGATCAACAAGAACTGCTGCGTCGCATCGCCGAAGCCGAACGCGCCGGCGCGGTTGCGTGGGGAATCGACATCGACGGCGTTTCATTCAAGACCATGGTGCTCAAGAATGCCGCAACGTCGCGCAAGACACCGGCTGAACTTAAAGAACTTGTGCGGGCGACGAAACTGCCGGCAGTTATCAAGGGTGTCATGTCGATTGCAGACGCCGAAGCGGCCGCCGCAGCCGGTGCTGCCGCGATTGTCGTGAGCAACCATGGCGGACGCGTGCTTGACGGCATGCCCGGTACGGCACGCGTGCTGCCAGCTATCAGCGCATGGGTGAAACAACATGCAGGCCAGATGCAGGTATTCGCCGATGGCGGCATTCGTTCAGGCGCCGATATATTTCGTATGCTCGCGCTCGGTGCTGACGCGGTGCTCATCGGCAGGCCCATCGCAATCATGGCGGTAGGTCTAGGGCGCGTCGGAGTGCAGAGCCTCATGAACCACTATATCGCAGAGCTGAGGCAGACGATGCGCGTTCTGGGTATTTCACGGCTCGAAGAAATACGCCCGAATCATGTTACCAGGTTAGTTTGA
- a CDS encoding lipoate--protein ligase family protein, whose product MKLITAFLPSQCCAVNLAFEESFFAAVKPASTAYLVFYENREAIVLGKSLTLDEEVCLHKRVPNVYRRISGGGTVLHTAGNLNYALFLSLDDYPELFNVSLSYDQLLTAIAAAIGKNVAVRGYSDLGYGVRGDVRKFSGNAQCRKRGWLMLHGTLVYAKQALRQIPWYLKMPPKQPAYRAGRPHREFMTNVLPCYSRAKLMHNLRLGLARHFGASLVATEAKNLPGYSVLNAPFQPEYKHS is encoded by the coding sequence GTGAAGCTGATCACTGCCTTTTTGCCGTCGCAGTGCTGTGCGGTTAACCTCGCGTTTGAAGAAAGTTTTTTTGCGGCTGTGAAACCGGCCAGCACCGCCTATCTGGTTTTTTATGAGAACAGAGAGGCAATCGTGCTCGGCAAATCCCTGACCCTCGATGAAGAGGTTTGCCTGCACAAGCGGGTACCCAATGTCTACCGCCGCATCTCAGGTGGTGGCACTGTCTTGCACACTGCGGGCAACCTTAACTATGCGCTCTTTTTGTCGCTCGACGACTACCCCGAACTCTTCAACGTCTCGCTGTCTTACGACCAACTGCTCACCGCCATCGCGGCAGCAATCGGCAAAAACGTCGCCGTCCGCGGCTACTCTGATCTGGGTTACGGTGTTCGGGGCGATGTGCGCAAGTTCTCGGGTAATGCGCAATGCCGCAAACGCGGCTGGCTAATGCTGCACGGCACACTCGTCTATGCCAAACAGGCATTGCGGCAAATTCCATGGTATCTGAAAATGCCACCCAAACAACCTGCGTACCGGGCGGGCCGCCCGCATCGTGAATTTATGACCAATGTGCTGCCCTGCTATAGCCGGGCCAAGCTGATGCACAACCTGCGCCTGGGGCTCGCACGCCATTTCGGCGCTTCGCTGGTCGCGACTGAGGCAAAAAATCTGCCCGGCTATTCGGTACTGAATGCCCCTTTTCAGCCCGAATACAAACACAGTTAA
- a CDS encoding ion transporter translates to MKILKRIRNAAWWLCEDTTKPVARIFNVTMMLLILASILSWLLDTDKDLSARFGHIFRLVENVAMVAFVAEYLLRLIAFDGNVIRFIFKPFSIIDALAILPYFLTGSGDTAVLRILRLFRIFRIVKLARYSEALHRLVEVFKMNRSVLAAFVFVIFVILVLSASLMHTLEPERFGQMSDALWWSIVTLTTVGYGDIVPATVTGKIIAGILMIFGIGIIALPTGVLGASMTKLMLEAKTRNQIVCNRCGEQNHYADSRFCHRCGERVQKISESSSAAMQNSEATSKDL, encoded by the coding sequence ATGAAAATTCTGAAGCGCATACGCAACGCAGCCTGGTGGCTGTGTGAAGACACCACAAAGCCCGTAGCGCGCATCTTCAACGTGACTATGATGCTGCTGATTCTGGCATCAATTCTTTCTTGGCTTCTCGATACCGACAAAGACCTTTCGGCCCGTTTTGGTCACATCTTTCGTCTTGTCGAAAACGTCGCGATGGTTGCTTTTGTCGCCGAATATCTGCTGAGGCTCATTGCGTTTGACGGCAACGTCATTCGCTTTATCTTCAAACCTTTCTCGATTATCGACGCATTAGCAATTCTGCCCTATTTTCTGACAGGTTCAGGCGATACCGCAGTTCTCAGAATTCTGCGTCTGTTCAGAATTTTTCGTATTGTAAAGCTGGCCCGCTATTCAGAAGCGCTGCACCGCCTGGTTGAAGTTTTCAAAATGAACCGGTCTGTGCTTGCTGCCTTCGTCTTTGTGATCTTCGTGATTCTGGTATTGTCGGCATCGCTCATGCATACCCTCGAACCAGAACGTTTCGGGCAAATGTCCGACGCCCTGTGGTGGTCGATTGTGACGCTGACCACTGTGGGTTATGGCGATATCGTGCCCGCCACCGTAACGGGCAAAATTATTGCAGGCATTCTGATGATATTTGGCATCGGCATTATTGCGCTACCGACGGGTGTTCTGGGTGCCTCGATGACAAAACTGATGCTTGAAGCCAAAACGCGCAACCAGATCGTATGCAACCGTTGCGGCGAACAGAACCATTACGCCGATTCGCGCTTTTGCCACCGCTGCGGCGAACGGGTACAGAAGATTTCTGAATCCTCATCTGCTGCGATGCAAAATAGCGAGGCAACTTCAAAAGACCTGTGA
- a CDS encoding vitamin B12-dependent ribonucleotide reductase has translation MKIARHFTQKGKDIYSDIIFEKRTSKITNTDGSVAFEANEVEVPSSWSNVATDIMAQKYFRKAGVPRALKPVAEENIPDWLRRQEADEEQLAKFPKEERYTREMSAKQVMHRLAGTWTYWGYKHNYFTTEEDARAFYDELCYMLMNQMAAPNSPQWFNTGLHWAYGVDGPSQGHFYIDPVTGKLVKSKSSYEHPQPHACFIQAVDDDLVNAGGIMDLWVREARLFKYGSGTGSNFSALRGENERLSGGGKSSGLMSFLKIGDTAAGAIKSGGTTRRAAKMVCLDIDHPDVEQFIDWKVTEEAKVASLVAGSKAIRKVINEVFGAVNGCVKQPSLLDPKQNKNLALALKKARAANVPDSYVQRIIHLARQGFTEIDFEEYDTDWTSKAYLTVAGQNSNNSLRLSNAFLKAVEENKDWELVRRIDGKVHKTMPARDLFERLSYAAWSCADPGLQFDTTINEWHTCPEDGRINASNPCSEYMFLDDTACNLASLNMMKFYDAAKNRLDVEAYKHAIRIWTVVLEISVLMAQFPSQRIAELSYKFRTLGLGYANLGTWLMVSGIPYNSAQANAITGAVTAILTGVSYKTSAELASELGPFPGFEKNREHMLRVIRNHRRAAYNSPDSEYEGLSIFPMGINGKFCPDYLIKDAKTAWDDALTLGEKHGYRNAQTTVIAPTGTIGLLMDCDTTGIEPDFALVKFKKLAGGGYFKIINKSVPQALEHLGYGKDQITKIIEYVVGSATFAGAPHVNRENLKLRGFTDEVLDTVEESLPTAFDINYVFNRYVVGESFLLNQLKIPKEVFERPDFNLLQHLGFTAEQVMQANEAICGTMMIEGAPFLKDEHLPVFDCANKCGRRGKRFIPYQAHLNVMAAAQPFISGAISKTINMPYEATVEDVKQAYMASWKLMIKANALYRDGSKLSQPLSSVSENIFESLEESEVEELVSAPAALKAQQVAEKIVEKIIVRKMAERRRLPGRRSGYTQKAVIGGHKVYLRTGEYEDGSLGEIFLDMHKEGAAFRSLMNGFAIAVSLGLQYGVPLEEFVEAFVFTKFEPNGVVQGHDRVKMATSVMDFIFRELAITYLDRNDLAHVSPEALVVDQTTTKDEVIDEEELTDLVEPIGNPEPAISVGKTTTRSGLQVKVSANQIQEARIKGYEGTSCPECSSMTLVRNGSCLKCETCGATTGCS, from the coding sequence ATGAAAATCGCGCGCCACTTTACACAAAAGGGAAAAGACATTTATTCAGATATTATTTTTGAGAAACGTACATCGAAAATCACGAATACCGACGGCTCGGTTGCTTTCGAAGCCAATGAGGTGGAGGTTCCGTCGTCATGGTCCAATGTCGCGACCGACATTATGGCGCAGAAATATTTTCGCAAAGCAGGGGTGCCGCGCGCGCTGAAACCCGTTGCTGAAGAAAATATTCCCGATTGGCTGCGCCGCCAAGAGGCTGACGAAGAGCAGCTCGCCAAGTTCCCCAAAGAAGAGCGCTACACGCGTGAAATGTCGGCGAAGCAGGTGATGCACCGCCTTGCCGGCACCTGGACTTACTGGGGCTATAAGCACAACTATTTCACCACTGAAGAAGACGCGCGTGCATTCTATGACGAGCTCTGCTATATGCTGATGAACCAGATGGCGGCGCCGAATTCGCCGCAATGGTTTAACACCGGCCTGCACTGGGCATACGGCGTTGATGGCCCTTCTCAGGGGCACTTCTACATCGACCCGGTCACGGGTAAACTCGTGAAATCAAAATCATCGTACGAACACCCGCAGCCGCATGCGTGCTTTATTCAGGCAGTCGACGACGATCTCGTCAACGCCGGCGGCATCATGGATCTGTGGGTGCGTGAAGCGCGCCTCTTTAAATATGGTTCAGGCACCGGGTCTAACTTTTCGGCGCTGCGCGGTGAGAACGAGCGCCTTTCGGGCGGCGGCAAGAGTTCGGGACTCATGAGCTTTCTCAAAATCGGCGACACAGCCGCCGGTGCGATCAAGTCGGGAGGCACCACGCGCCGCGCGGCGAAAATGGTCTGCCTTGACATCGATCACCCCGATGTCGAGCAGTTCATCGACTGGAAAGTCACAGAAGAAGCTAAAGTCGCGAGTCTGGTCGCAGGTTCGAAGGCAATCCGCAAGGTTATCAACGAGGTTTTTGGCGCGGTCAATGGCTGCGTGAAACAACCTTCGCTGCTTGACCCAAAGCAGAATAAAAATCTGGCGCTCGCGCTGAAAAAGGCACGCGCTGCAAACGTGCCCGACAGCTATGTGCAGCGTATTATTCACCTGGCGCGCCAGGGCTTTACCGAAATCGACTTTGAAGAGTACGATACCGACTGGACATCAAAGGCATACCTCACGGTTGCTGGCCAGAATTCGAATAACTCGCTTCGCCTTTCGAATGCATTTCTTAAGGCAGTAGAAGAAAATAAAGATTGGGAGCTCGTACGCCGTATCGATGGCAAGGTTCACAAGACGATGCCGGCGCGCGATCTGTTCGAGCGTCTCTCGTATGCTGCCTGGTCTTGCGCAGACCCGGGCCTGCAGTTCGATACGACAATCAACGAATGGCACACCTGCCCTGAAGACGGCCGCATCAATGCGTCAAACCCTTGCAGCGAGTACATGTTTCTCGACGACACGGCCTGCAATCTCGCATCACTGAACATGATGAAGTTCTACGATGCGGCGAAAAACCGCCTCGACGTAGAAGCGTATAAGCATGCAATCCGCATCTGGACGGTTGTACTCGAAATTTCAGTGCTCATGGCGCAGTTTCCGTCGCAGCGCATCGCCGAACTTTCTTATAAGTTTCGTACGCTGGGCCTCGGCTACGCCAACCTCGGCACCTGGCTCATGGTTTCGGGAATTCCGTACAACTCGGCGCAGGCAAACGCAATTACGGGCGCTGTCACGGCGATTCTGACCGGCGTCAGTTACAAGACTTCGGCCGAGCTCGCCTCAGAGCTCGGGCCGTTTCCGGGTTTTGAGAAAAACCGCGAGCACATGCTGCGCGTTATTCGTAACCACCGCCGCGCTGCGTACAACAGCCCCGACAGTGAGTACGAAGGTCTCAGCATTTTCCCGATGGGCATCAACGGCAAGTTCTGCCCCGATTACCTGATCAAAGACGCCAAAACCGCATGGGATGACGCGCTCACTCTCGGTGAAAAGCACGGCTACCGCAATGCACAGACGACAGTGATCGCGCCTACGGGTACGATCGGTCTTTTGATGGACTGCGACACAACCGGTATTGAACCCGATTTCGCGCTCGTGAAGTTTAAGAAGCTCGCGGGTGGCGGCTATTTCAAGATTATCAATAAGTCGGTTCCGCAGGCGCTCGAACACCTGGGCTACGGTAAAGACCAGATTACGAAAATCATCGAGTACGTCGTGGGCAGCGCGACCTTTGCCGGCGCGCCTCATGTGAACCGCGAGAATCTGAAGCTGCGCGGCTTCACCGACGAAGTGCTCGATACGGTTGAAGAGTCGCTGCCGACTGCCTTTGATATCAACTATGTATTCAACCGCTATGTGGTCGGCGAGTCGTTCTTGCTGAACCAGCTCAAAATTCCCAAAGAGGTTTTTGAGCGGCCAGATTTTAACCTGCTGCAACACCTCGGGTTCACGGCAGAACAGGTCATGCAGGCAAACGAAGCGATCTGCGGTACCATGATGATCGAAGGTGCTCCGTTCTTGAAAGACGAGCACCTGCCGGTATTTGACTGCGCCAACAAGTGCGGTCGTCGTGGTAAGCGGTTTATACCTTACCAGGCCCACCTCAACGTGATGGCGGCAGCGCAGCCTTTTATCAGCGGCGCAATTTCAAAAACGATCAACATGCCTTACGAAGCGACGGTAGAAGACGTCAAACAGGCTTACATGGCCTCGTGGAAGCTCATGATCAAGGCGAATGCGCTTTATCGTGACGGATCGAAACTTTCGCAGCCGCTTTCAAGCGTGAGCGAAAATATTTTTGAAAGCCTCGAAGAATCTGAAGTTGAAGAACTCGTTTCTGCACCGGCGGCGCTCAAGGCGCAGCAGGTTGCGGAGAAAATCGTCGAAAAAATTATCGTCCGTAAAATGGCTGAACGCCGCCGTCTGCCAGGCCGCCGTTCAGGCTATACGCAGAAAGCGGTGATCGGGGGCCACAAGGTTTACCTCAGAACCGGCGAATACGAAGACGGTTCACTTGGCGAAATTTTTCTCGACATGCACAAAGAAGGCGCAGCTTTCCGTTCACTCATGAACGGCTTTGCAATCGCCGTCTCTCTCGGCCTGCAATACGGTGTGCCGCTTGAAGAATTTGTCGAGGCGTTTGTCTTCACCAAGTTCGAACCAAACGGAGTGGTGCAGGGGCATGACCGCGTCAAGATGGCAACATCGGTCATGGACTTCATATTCCGTGAACTGGCGATTACGTACCTCGATCGCAACGATCTGGCGCATGTATCACCTGAGGCGCTTGTCGTAGACCAAACCACGACGAAAGATGAAGTTATCGATGAAGAAGAGCTGACTGATCTTGTTGAACCCATCGGCAATCCAGAGCCGGCGATTAGCGTGGGTAAAACCACAACGCGTTCAGGACTGCAGGTCAAGGTGAGTGCAAACCAGATTCAAGAAGCCCGCATAAAAGGTTATGAAGGTACTTCATGCCCTGAGTGCAGCTCGATGACTCTGGTACGCAACGGCTCGTGCCTGAAGTGCGAAACGTGCGGAGCGACAACAGGTTGTTCTTAA
- a CDS encoding pyrimidine/purine nucleoside phosphorylase, with amino-acid sequence MINVNEYFDGKVKSLALTVAGNKATCGVMAAGEYEFNTGLKEIMTVVAGSMDVQLPGASWQTFAAGSKFEVPANSKFQLKIPADAAYLCEFIPE; translated from the coding sequence ATGATCAACGTAAACGAATATTTCGACGGCAAAGTGAAATCTCTCGCACTGACGGTTGCTGGTAATAAAGCCACCTGCGGCGTGATGGCCGCCGGCGAGTACGAATTCAATACAGGTCTCAAAGAAATCATGACAGTCGTCGCGGGTAGCATGGACGTGCAGCTTCCCGGTGCTTCATGGCAGACTTTTGCAGCCGGCAGCAAGTTCGAAGTGCCTGCGAATTCTAAGTTTCAGCTCAAGATACCCGCCGACGCGGCGTATCTGTGTGAATTTATTCCAGAATAA
- the lpxD gene encoding UDP-3-O-(3-hydroxymyristoyl)glucosamine N-acyltransferase, protein MVLAELAGRIGARVQGDSQRAVKGVGDLELLRVRDTQRRPDRDLIYYVESKKVLNENPVARECEVVLTTEALAANFQIALVVPDLEPRLAFIRLLEFFEAVPPAVHAPEPLLFVHPTAKVHESAVLGPGVVILGDAVVGAGCIIHANSVIEQNVQIGAGTVIHPHVVLKFGTRIGEQCIVHSGTVIGADGFGFYDKNNKRYKIPQIGNVEIGSHVEIGASVTIDRATIESTRVGNYTKLDDQVHIGHNCQVGEYVYIAGNTVLAGSVIVDDHVTMGGQSAISGRVRLAKGTFVMGLTGMAQSSEPGGMYFGIPARPAREMHKINNALGYLPTLLKRVAHLEEIAGVARAEEQRSPD, encoded by the coding sequence ATGGTTTTGGCAGAGCTTGCGGGGCGCATCGGTGCCCGCGTACAGGGAGACTCGCAAAGGGCGGTCAAGGGAGTCGGCGATCTTGAGCTGTTGCGCGTTCGTGACACGCAGAGGCGTCCCGATCGCGACCTGATTTATTATGTCGAAAGCAAAAAGGTTCTCAACGAGAACCCGGTCGCACGCGAATGCGAGGTAGTCCTGACGACAGAGGCTCTTGCTGCAAATTTTCAGATTGCACTCGTTGTACCAGATCTTGAGCCGCGGCTGGCCTTTATCCGGCTGCTCGAATTTTTCGAGGCAGTGCCCCCTGCTGTTCACGCGCCTGAGCCGCTGCTCTTTGTGCACCCGACGGCAAAAGTACATGAATCGGCGGTGCTTGGCCCTGGCGTTGTAATTCTCGGCGATGCAGTCGTCGGCGCAGGCTGCATTATCCATGCCAATTCAGTGATCGAGCAGAATGTGCAGATTGGCGCCGGTACGGTTATACATCCTCATGTTGTGCTCAAATTCGGTACTCGCATCGGTGAGCAGTGCATCGTGCACAGTGGCACGGTGATCGGCGCCGATGGCTTTGGCTTCTACGATAAAAATAACAAGCGCTATAAAATTCCCCAGATCGGCAATGTCGAAATCGGTTCGCACGTCGAGATCGGGGCGAGTGTTACTATCGACCGTGCAACGATCGAGTCGACTCGTGTGGGCAATTACACGAAACTTGACGACCAGGTTCACATCGGGCACAACTGCCAGGTGGGAGAATATGTCTACATTGCGGGTAACACTGTTCTCGCGGGTTCTGTTATCGTCGACGACCATGTGACCATGGGCGGGCAGTCAGCCATTTCGGGAAGGGTGCGGCTGGCAAAAGGTACTTTTGTCATGGGGCTTACGGGTATGGCGCAGAGCTCAGAGCCCGGGGGCATGTATTTTGGCATTCCTGCACGGCCGGCCCGCGAAATGCATAAGATCAACAATGCGCTGGGTTATTTGCCCACGCTCTTGAAGCGCGTCGCCCACCTTGAAGAAATTGCGGGCGTAGCCCGAGCCGAAGAGCAAAGATCGCCGGATTAA
- a CDS encoding adhesin OmpL37 family surface protein codes for MKPRVATKAAFLLLLCLSPALANSPDRAFCEKILGENKHFIDFINSGISNFAGADHLKIFRSAALEHYKAHKEYLSGHYKETHAHIRESQNILKDLYLGVLNDYYQKDTRELLERNSAMIIETKDVRAAHFMRLGYRDLKVSEIYEGKGFNHNKHLYSTKIWFYIDAIKYARQAKRYAFLAIIESQTPYADKDDFKQQTIDDYFNKPEPEKQRDFDRVQSRLINLINRKLVVNNYNFFFHHFDNYGYINNGKRNEFEAFVSEMSTSQENKAKPR; via the coding sequence ATGAAACCGCGCGTCGCCACAAAAGCCGCTTTTTTGCTTCTTCTCTGCCTCTCGCCAGCTTTGGCCAACTCACCCGACCGCGCGTTTTGTGAAAAAATACTCGGCGAAAATAAGCACTTTATTGATTTTATCAATTCAGGTATTTCAAACTTCGCAGGCGCCGATCACCTGAAAATTTTTCGCTCCGCCGCGCTCGAGCACTATAAAGCGCATAAGGAATATCTCTCAGGGCACTACAAAGAAACCCACGCTCACATCAGAGAGTCTCAGAATATTCTCAAAGACCTGTACCTCGGCGTACTCAACGACTACTACCAGAAAGATACCCGCGAGCTGCTCGAACGCAACTCTGCCATGATCATCGAAACGAAAGATGTGCGCGCTGCGCATTTTATGCGGCTCGGCTACCGCGATCTAAAGGTTTCAGAAATTTATGAAGGCAAAGGCTTCAACCACAACAAGCACCTCTATTCCACGAAGATTTGGTTTTATATCGACGCCATCAAATATGCGCGCCAGGCAAAACGCTACGCTTTTCTCGCGATTATCGAGAGCCAGACGCCCTACGCCGATAAAGACGACTTTAAACAGCAAACGATCGACGACTACTTCAATAAACCCGAACCCGAAAAACAGCGTGACTTCGACCGGGTGCAGTCACGCCTCATTAATCTCATCAATCGCAAGCTCGTGGTAAACAATTACAATTTCTTTTTTCACCATTTTGACAACTACGGTTATATCAATAACGGCAAGCGCAATGAATTCGAAGCGTTCGTCTCAGAGATGAGCACCTCACAAGAAAACAAAGCCAAACCGCGTTAA
- a CDS encoding iron-containing alcohol dehydrogenase, whose translation MQGISWAQFSIPTRIQFESDSIFKIGNYVKQFGTRILLLNLKSENKNPSELTVLKNGLTKHSDGVILYDDLTADPTSDQVDSAAYFTKKAHADAIVAFGSMETFATAKLVSILVTNAVFASDVINGRAKIKNAPLPLITVPVEPSLGEEISPSFTIRDAADGHKKYFEHELLFPVATFYDPKVCEHLTSDSAARLGGATLAYAIESQLSPKSNPIASALALRAIELLRRNIPQLYKDPKNDKLITTMLWSSAMISISAVSSPVGVAFSVANALNAHDKVNFCDALSLILPHVMEYYLTAAPAQYINIARALGEDVKDISVIEAAIKAVEGVRRLFLEVNLPTRLSEFDVKKHELEDISRLASVFPHLENAPRMLTRNEIESILLAAF comes from the coding sequence ATGCAAGGTATCAGCTGGGCACAGTTTTCAATACCGACGCGCATTCAGTTTGAAAGCGATTCCATTTTCAAAATCGGCAATTACGTCAAGCAGTTCGGCACGCGCATACTGCTGCTAAACCTCAAATCGGAGAACAAGAACCCGTCTGAGCTCACGGTATTAAAAAACGGCCTCACGAAACATTCTGACGGGGTAATTCTTTACGACGATCTCACGGCAGACCCGACGAGCGATCAGGTCGACTCAGCCGCCTACTTTACTAAAAAGGCGCACGCCGACGCGATCGTCGCGTTCGGCTCGATGGAAACCTTTGCGACCGCCAAATTGGTCTCCATTCTGGTAACGAACGCCGTCTTTGCCTCTGATGTTATTAACGGCCGCGCGAAAATCAAGAACGCTCCCCTGCCCCTGATCACTGTGCCTGTCGAACCTTCGCTCGGCGAAGAAATTTCACCGAGCTTCACGATACGCGACGCGGCTGATGGGCACAAGAAATACTTCGAGCACGAGCTGCTTTTTCCGGTAGCGACATTCTACGACCCCAAGGTTTGCGAGCACCTCACGTCAGACAGCGCAGCCAGACTCGGCGGCGCAACGCTTGCGTACGCGATCGAAAGCCAGCTGTCGCCTAAATCGAACCCGATCGCGAGCGCGCTGGCACTGCGCGCCATCGAGCTCTTGCGCCGAAACATACCCCAGCTGTACAAAGACCCGAAAAATGACAAACTCATCACAACGATGCTCTGGTCTTCGGCGATGATCTCGATCTCTGCCGTTTCGTCGCCCGTCGGGGTCGCCTTTTCTGTGGCAAATGCGCTCAACGCCCACGACAAAGTCAACTTCTGCGACGCGCTCTCGCTCATTCTGCCGCACGTTATGGAATATTACCTGACCGCTGCCCCGGCGCAGTACATCAACATTGCGCGCGCGCTCGGCGAAGACGTGAAAGATATCTCGGTCATTGAGGCTGCGATCAAGGCTGTTGAAGGTGTGCGCCGCCTGTTTCTCGAGGTCAACCTGCCGACACGGCTCTCTGAATTTGACGTCAAAAAACACGAACTTGAGGATATATCACGTCTTGCGTCGGTTTTTCCCCATCTTGAAAATGCGCCGCGCATGCTCACGCGCAATGAAATCGAGTCGATTCTGCTCGCCGCCTTCTGA